A portion of the Phycisphaerales bacterium genome contains these proteins:
- the gcvH gene encoding glycine cleavage system protein GcvH, which yields MPAPDDRRYSDSHEWHKPEGDVVVIGITQFAVDQLTDVTFVEMKAVGTSLSKGDAIGEVESVKTTSDIYCHVDGEIVEVNDALGDNPGLINEDCYGKGWLVKVKASNASQLDEMMDAGAYADSGGA from the coding sequence ATGCCCGCACCCGACGACCGCCGCTACAGCGACTCCCACGAATGGCACAAGCCCGAAGGCGACGTCGTGGTCATTGGCATCACCCAGTTTGCCGTCGATCAGCTCACCGACGTGACGTTCGTCGAGATGAAGGCCGTGGGTACGAGCCTGAGCAAGGGCGATGCCATCGGCGAGGTCGAATCGGTGAAGACCACCAGCGACATCTACTGCCACGTCGACGGCGAGATCGTCGAGGTCAACGACGCCCTGGGCGACAACCCGGGCCTGATCAATGAAGACTGCTACGGCAAGGGCTGGCTGGTGAAGGTGAAGGCCAGCAACGCGAGCCAACTCGACGAGATGATGGATGCCGGCGCCTATGCCGACAGTGGCGGGGCGTGA
- a CDS encoding ABC transporter ATP-binding protein: protein MIRCTGLQKRYSLGERTVHALRGLDLEVDGPGFFAIMGQSGSGKSTLLHLLAAMDTPDEGQIEVAGVRVDTLSEREANAYRRKSIGIIFQQFNLIPTLSALENVSLPAALAGEDTPGMREHARALLDRLGVGDRGDHRPDALSGGEQQRIAIARALLFSPRVILADEPTGALDSQTGEKLWNLLGDVAREQDATVLMVTHEPAAASHCQRVYVLRDGVMDGHIETEGLDAAGVAARYHQRVAQAG, encoded by the coding sequence ATGATCCGTTGCACCGGTCTGCAGAAGCGATACAGCCTCGGCGAGCGCACCGTGCACGCCTTGCGGGGCTTGGACCTGGAAGTCGACGGGCCGGGCTTCTTTGCCATCATGGGCCAGTCGGGCAGCGGCAAGAGCACGCTGCTGCACCTGCTGGCCGCGATGGACACGCCCGACGAGGGCCAGATCGAGGTCGCGGGCGTCCGCGTCGACACGCTGAGCGAACGCGAAGCCAACGCATATCGTCGCAAGTCGATCGGCATTATCTTCCAGCAGTTCAATCTCATTCCAACCCTGTCAGCGCTCGAGAACGTGTCGCTTCCGGCTGCCTTAGCCGGTGAGGACACGCCCGGCATGCGCGAGCACGCTCGGGCCCTGCTGGACCGACTGGGCGTGGGCGACCGGGGCGACCACCGCCCCGATGCGCTGAGCGGCGGCGAGCAGCAGCGCATTGCCATTGCGCGCGCGCTCCTGTTCTCGCCCCGCGTGATCCTGGCCGACGAGCCAACGGGCGCACTGGATTCGCAGACCGGCGAGAAGCTCTGGAACCTGCTGGGGGACGTGGCCCGGGAGCAGGACGCCACGGTGCTCATGGTCACGCACGAGCCTGCGGCCGCGTCGCACTGCCAGCGGGTGTACGTCTTGCGGGACGGCGTGATGGACGGACACATCGAAACGGAGGGGCTCGATGCGGCCGGCGTGGCGGCTCGGTATCACCAGCGCGTGGCGCAGGCGGGCTAG
- a CDS encoding TIM barrel protein yields the protein MLLALAARSLRPMLVGKDASLPLTDLPRFAHEQLGLHGLMLSADLLAGRTRDDLSRLRDAADRARCSCLVLLEEDPQNLAAADASAAAERIRRVMAAASLLGCNAAGVAIKAPDTPEALEIVAERFKALMGDAEQRELNLLIMPGSSKTPGLTSSPERLTELLKKIGGFRVGTMPDFAHAAEHEDPPAYLRKVTPYASAVLGTTLGFRAVEGDLDDERAIVEHEGYDLAAVVEAIAAVGYDGAVGLDYRGAGDLRMGLRRSREGFTLAAEGKGGPFSLVQDDEDEYDDEMDAAAAALLDAILSDGGADDEDDDEDDDAPDADDSAPDESDGPDDDGDEQDEPAAPKSPANKSAKKTTKKTTRKTSKKTTKKTSRKAQGDEGDEP from the coding sequence ATGCTGCTCGCCCTTGCCGCCCGCTCCTTGCGCCCGATGCTCGTGGGCAAGGACGCCAGCCTGCCCCTGACCGACCTGCCACGCTTTGCGCACGAGCAGCTGGGCCTGCATGGCCTCATGCTCTCGGCCGATCTGCTGGCAGGCCGGACACGTGACGACCTTTCCCGCCTCCGCGATGCGGCCGATCGTGCCCGCTGCTCGTGTCTGGTGCTGCTCGAAGAGGACCCGCAGAACCTCGCCGCAGCCGACGCGAGCGCGGCCGCCGAGCGCATCCGACGCGTCATGGCCGCTGCCAGCCTGCTGGGCTGCAATGCCGCCGGAGTCGCCATCAAGGCGCCCGACACGCCCGAGGCCCTCGAGATCGTTGCCGAACGGTTCAAGGCCCTCATGGGCGACGCCGAGCAGCGTGAACTCAACCTGCTCATCATGCCCGGGTCGAGCAAAACGCCGGGCCTGACGTCGTCGCCCGAACGCCTGACCGAACTGCTCAAGAAGATCGGCGGCTTCCGGGTGGGCACCATGCCCGACTTCGCACACGCCGCCGAGCACGAAGATCCGCCCGCCTACCTGCGGAAGGTCACGCCCTACGCCTCGGCCGTGCTGGGCACGACGCTCGGCTTCCGGGCCGTCGAGGGGGACCTGGACGACGAACGCGCCATCGTCGAGCACGAGGGGTACGACCTGGCCGCCGTGGTCGAAGCGATCGCAGCAGTGGGCTACGACGGCGCCGTGGGGCTCGACTACCGGGGCGCAGGCGACCTGCGGATGGGCCTGCGTCGAAGCCGTGAGGGATTCACGCTGGCCGCTGAGGGCAAGGGTGGCCCGTTCAGCCTCGTGCAGGACGACGAGGACGAGTACGACGACGAGATGGACGCGGCCGCCGCCGCCCTGCTGGACGCGATCTTGAGCGACGGCGGGGCCGACGATGAAGACGACGACGAGGATGACGACGCGCCGGATGCCGACGACTCGGCCCCGGACGAGTCGGATGGCCCTGACGACGACGGGGACGAACAGGACGAGCCGGCGGCTCCAAAGTCCCCGGCAAATAAGTCGGCCAAAAAAACCACGAAGAAGACGACCAGGAAGACCTCGAAAAAGACCACCAAGAAAACCTCCAGGAAGGCTCAGGGCGACGAAGGAGACGAGCCATGA